In Struthio camelus isolate bStrCam1 chromosome 13, bStrCam1.hap1, whole genome shotgun sequence, the following are encoded in one genomic region:
- the LOC138069153 gene encoding protocadherin beta-4-like has product MASARQVLCLCVVLSVPHVRSEPLRYSVAEERESGSLVANVAKDVGLDLAQLWAREARLVSEDGRQHFRLDRRTGRLAVRERIDREEICGQSITCTLSFELLLGNPLQFFRIEVAVEDINDHSPVFPEEQVTLKIVEMSEPGSRFPLEGARDLDVGSNSLQAYSIAPENEYFSVSFRSQSRRGNSVELVLAKPLDREEQAEIGFSLIATDGGSPPRSGSAQIRIVVLDVNDNAPVFTQELYNGQVLEDAPEDSVVLRVVATDADVGVNGEIRYSFSQAVGHRRPAFKIDAVTGDIRVTRPLDFEAAEKHELSVRATDGGGLSALCKVVVEVVDVNDNAPELVVSSFRSPLAESASPGTVVGLFVVKDRDAGDNGKVVCSLEDSVSPFSLRPAYKNYYELVTASTLDREQTAQYILAVTAADAGSPALTTTQTFTVDVSDVNDNAPVFNQTSYTMYVRENNDPAALVGAVRAADEDVGPNSKVTYSLAPAQPAERAPRSYVSVNSENGNVFVLRPLDYEQVRQLEVVVSAADSGSPPLSANVTVRILVVDENDNAPVVLHPAQDSSPPSSELVPTSAEAGYLVTKVVAVDADSGQNSWLSYHLLKATDPGLFAVGAQTGEVRLRRPVTERDAVKQKLLVLVRDNGRPPLSATAALGALLLDGFSDAHMPRSGLAPEDEGGSLTVYLIVSLALVSLLFLASATAFVACKVRKRTAPKEGTVLYGPGNFQSSLADAAGTATLPHAYCYEISLTTGSGNSEFKFLKPVLPSLPPQRCGTERGAAGEEDFPSGLTAAEEPRPQSAGTLPAGQFSRLPFD; this is encoded by the coding sequence GGCCGCCTGGCCGTCAGGGAGAGGATAGATCGGGAAGAGATCTGCGGCCAGTCCATCACGTGCACGCTCTCCTTTGAGTTACTGCTGGGAAACCCCCTGCAGTTCTTTCGGATCGAAGTGGCCGTAGAGGATATCAATGACCATTCGCCAGTTTTCCCGGAGGAACAAGTGACTTTAAAGATCGTGGAAATGAGCGAGCCGGGGTCCCGCTTCCCGCTGGAGGGGGCTCGGGACCTGGATGTTGGCAGCAACAGCCTGCAGGCTTACAGCATCGCTCCCGAGAACGAGTATTTCAGCGTCTCTTTCCGGAGTCAGAGTAGGCGCGGCAATTCCGTCGAATTAGTCTTGGCCAAGCCGCTGGACAGAGAGGAGCAAGCGGAGATTGGTTTCAGCCTCATTGCCACGGACGGGGGCTCTCCGCCGCGGAGCGGGTCGGCCCAGATCCGCATCGTTGTCCTGGACGTAAATGACAACGCCCCTGTCTTCACGCAGGAGCTGTACAATGGCCAGGTTTTGGAAGACGCCCCGGAGGACTCCGTGGTTCTGCGCGTGGTCGCGACTGACGCGGATGTGGGAGTTAACGGGGAGATACGGTACTCGTTCAGTCAGGCGGTGGGGCACAGGCGCCCGGCGTTCAAGATCGACGCCGTGACTGGTGACATTCGTGTCACCCGGCCTCTGGATTTCGAAGCGGCGGAGAAACACGAGCTGAGCGTGCGCGCCACAGACGGCGGCGGTCTCTCGGCGCTCTgcaaggtggtggtggaggtggtggatgtgaacgacaacgcgccggagCTGGTGGTGAGTTCCTTCCGCAGCCCGCTCGCCGAGAGCGCGTCGCCCGGGACGGTGGTGGGCCTCTTTGTCGTTAAGGACCGGGACGCCGGGGACAACGGGAAGGTGGTCTGTTCCCTGGAAGACTCTGTGTCCCCTTTCTCCCTGAGGCCTGCCTATAAGAATTACTACGAGCTGGTGACAGCGAGCACCCTGGACCGGGAGCAGACGGCGCAGTACATCCTCGCCGTCACGGCGGCCGACGCGGGGTCCCCGGCTCTCACGACCACGCAGACCTTCACGGTGGACGTCTCCGACGTCAATGACAACGCGCCCGTGTTCAACCAGACGTCGTACACCATGTACGTGCGCGAGAACAACGACCCGGCCGCGCTCGTCGGGGCCGTCCGCGCCGCGGACGAGGACGTGGGGCCCAACTCGAAGGTGACCTATTCCCTGGCGCCGGCCCAGCCCGCGGAGCGGGCCCCGCGCTCCTACGTCTCCGTGAACTCCGAGAACGGGAACGTGTTTGTGCTGCGGCCGCTGGACTACGAGcaggtgaggcagctggaggtGGTGGTGAGCGCCGCCGACTCGGGCTCGCCGCCCCTCAGCGCCAACGTCACCGTCCGCATCCTGGTGGTGGACGAAAACGACAACGCGCCCGTGGTCTTGCACCCCGCGCAGGACAGCTCGCCGCCGTCCAGCGAGCTGGTGCCCACGTCGGCCGAGGCGGGCTACCTCGTCACCAAAGTGGTCGCCGTCGACGCCGACTCGGGGCAGAATTCGTGGCTCTCCTACCACCTGCTCAAGGCAACGGACCCCGGGCTGTTCGCCGTGGGGGCGCAAACCGGGGAGGtgcggctgaggaggccggtgacGGAGAGGGACGCCGTGAAGCAGAAGCTGCTCGTCCTGGTGCGCGACAACGGGCGGCCGCCGCTGTCCGCcacggcggcgctgggcgcgctCCTGCTCGACGGCTTCTCGGACGCGCACATGCCGCGCAGCGGCCTGGCCCCGGAGGACGAGGGCGGCTCCCTGACGGTGTATCTAATCGTCTCCCTGGCCCTCGTCTCGCTCCTCTTCCTCGCGTCCGCCACAGCCTTCGTCGCTTGCAAGGTGCGCAAGAGAACGGCGCCGAAAGAGGGCACCGTGCTTTACGGCCCCGGCAACTTCCAGAGCAGCCTGGCCgacgccgccgggacggcgactCTGCCCCACGCCTACTGCTACGAGATCAGCCTCACAACGGGCTCGGGCAACAGCGAGTTCAAGTTCCTGAAGCCGGTCCTCCCCAgcctgccgccgcagcgctgcggcacggagcggggcgctgccggggaaGAGGATTTCCCCAGCGGCCTCACCGCCGCCGAGGAACCGCGGCCGCAGAGCGCCGGGACGCTGCCTGCGGGACAGTTCAGCAGGCTTCCCTTTGACTAG